One window from the genome of Methylomarinovum caldicuralii encodes:
- a CDS encoding DUF484 family protein — protein MTREPCEPLPRDRLGDTEIAAWLLDHPEFFVAHEWLLENLSIPHDCGEAVSLIERQVALLRQTNQELCRQIEHLVHVARFNDALLGHMHALTLALLQTDEVAEILATVETTLRERFGVEWVTLRVLTAREAACQDEVFADPQEAAAFAALQRHREVYVGPPDERELSLLFPKQTAIRSWALVPFDQPLFQGVLALGSRDVDRFHPDLGRLFLTRLGELIGTRLNALLQARVAP, from the coding sequence ATGACCCGGGAACCGTGTGAGCCGTTGCCCCGCGACCGGTTGGGGGATACCGAGATCGCAGCTTGGCTACTCGACCATCCGGAGTTTTTCGTCGCGCACGAATGGCTGCTGGAGAACCTGAGCATCCCCCACGATTGCGGCGAGGCGGTGTCCCTGATCGAGCGTCAGGTGGCGCTGCTGCGCCAGACCAATCAGGAGCTGTGCCGTCAGATCGAACACCTGGTGCACGTGGCGCGTTTCAACGACGCCCTGTTGGGACACATGCACGCCCTGACCCTGGCATTGCTGCAGACGGACGAGGTGGCCGAGATCCTGGCCACGGTGGAAACCACCCTGCGGGAACGTTTCGGCGTCGAATGGGTGACGTTACGGGTTTTGACCGCGCGCGAGGCCGCCTGCCAGGACGAGGTGTTCGCCGACCCCCAGGAGGCGGCGGCCTTTGCGGCATTGCAGCGTCATCGGGAGGTCTACGTCGGTCCCCCGGACGAGCGTGAACTGTCCCTGCTGTTCCCTAAGCAGACCGCGATCCGTTCCTGGGCCCTGGTGCCGTTCGACCAGCCTCTGTTCCAGGGCGTGCTCGCCCTCGGCAGCCGGGATGTGGACCGTTTCCACCCGGATTTGGGCCGGCTGTTCCTGACCCGCCTGGGGGAACTGATCGGCACCCGTCTGAATGCGCTGCTGCAGGCGCGGGTGGCGCCATGA
- the xerC gene encoding tyrosine recombinase XerC, whose protein sequence is METALDAYLRQLRDQRRISPHTLDAYRRDLTRIACFFQARGVTDWGQVDETAIRLYLRQRHEAGVGPATLQRELAALRGLLNHLLRLRRLEDNPAARVRAPKKARKLPGVLSVDEVAALVEAEAVTPLERRDRAMWELFYSSGLRLGELVALDCSDLDLAGGEVRVRHGKGGKERLVPVGLCARRALQHWLGIRPRLAAADEAALFVNRFGQRLGRRGVQQRLAQWARRLGFQQPLHPHLLRHSFASHLLESSGDLRAVQELLGHADIATTQIYTHLDFQQLASVYDRAHPRAKRRH, encoded by the coding sequence CTGGAGACGGCGCTCGACGCTTATCTACGGCAGTTGCGCGATCAGCGCCGGATTTCCCCCCATACTCTGGATGCCTACCGCCGCGACCTGACCCGGATCGCCTGCTTTTTCCAGGCGCGCGGGGTGACGGACTGGGGGCAGGTGGACGAGACCGCGATCCGCTTGTATCTGCGTCAGCGCCATGAGGCTGGCGTGGGGCCTGCCACCTTGCAACGGGAGCTGGCGGCCCTGCGTGGCCTGCTGAACCATCTGCTGCGTCTGCGGCGGCTCGAAGACAATCCGGCGGCGCGGGTCCGGGCGCCCAAAAAGGCACGCAAGCTGCCCGGGGTGCTGTCGGTGGATGAGGTCGCGGCATTGGTCGAGGCCGAAGCGGTCACCCCGCTGGAGCGCCGCGACCGGGCGATGTGGGAGCTGTTCTATTCCTCCGGCCTGCGCCTGGGGGAACTGGTGGCGCTCGACTGTAGCGATCTGGATCTGGCCGGGGGCGAGGTGCGGGTGCGGCATGGCAAGGGCGGCAAGGAGCGGTTGGTGCCGGTCGGACTCTGTGCCCGTCGGGCGCTGCAGCATTGGCTGGGGATCCGGCCGCGGCTGGCGGCGGCGGACGAGGCAGCGTTGTTCGTCAACCGCTTCGGCCAGCGTCTGGGGCGCCGGGGAGTCCAGCAGCGGCTGGCCCAGTGGGCCCGGCGTCTGGGTTTTCAGCAGCCGCTTCATCCCCATCTGCTGCGCCACAGCTTCGCCAGCCATCTGCTTGAGAGCAGCGGGGATTTGCGCGCGGTTCAGGAACTGTTGGGTCACGCCGACATCGCCACCACCCAGATCTACACCCATCTGGATTTCCAGCAGCTGGCCTCGGTTTACGATCGTGCCCATCCGCGAGCAAAACGGCGCCATTGA
- a CDS encoding DUF2333 family protein produces the protein MVSPHASTESEAHLEAEEVLDAEEAQRKRRIWTLVGIVASTLLLFTGLGWYWTLQCYSPETYDVTEIALKETGLTDPKKLPVGARTTAVLIHNMDYLLHKSGGYLSNDVTPPSIFLDNMPNWEFGVVVASRDLATALRNHLSRAQSQSQEDKDLAIGEPYYYFETDSWILPASENQYQKGIDAFRRYLARLREGKAPFYPRADNLTQYVMILEKRLGSYTQRLSASSSVHQETALIVRGKPSTAFKPMERTPWLLVDDNFYEARGYAWALLHVMEAIENDFHNILQMKAAETPVHQIIRELEATQAPILSPVVLNGSGFGIFANYSLTLATYIAHANAALIDLRDLLSI, from the coding sequence ATGGTCTCGCCACACGCATCCACAGAATCCGAAGCGCATCTCGAAGCGGAGGAAGTCCTCGACGCCGAGGAGGCGCAGCGCAAGCGGCGCATCTGGACCCTGGTCGGCATCGTTGCTTCGACCCTGCTGTTGTTTACGGGTCTGGGTTGGTACTGGACCCTGCAGTGTTACAGTCCCGAAACCTACGACGTGACCGAGATTGCGCTCAAGGAAACCGGGCTGACCGATCCCAAGAAGCTTCCCGTTGGGGCCCGGACCACGGCGGTGCTGATCCACAACATGGATTACCTGCTGCACAAGTCCGGCGGTTACCTCAGCAACGACGTCACCCCGCCGAGCATCTTCCTCGACAACATGCCCAATTGGGAGTTCGGCGTCGTGGTCGCCTCCCGCGACCTGGCCACCGCCCTCCGCAACCACTTGTCCCGGGCCCAGTCCCAGTCCCAGGAGGACAAGGATCTGGCCATCGGTGAGCCCTACTATTACTTCGAAACCGATTCCTGGATTCTGCCGGCGAGCGAAAATCAATATCAAAAAGGCATCGATGCCTTCCGGCGTTATCTCGCTCGGCTGAGGGAGGGCAAGGCCCCCTTCTATCCCCGCGCCGACAACCTGACCCAGTACGTGATGATTCTGGAAAAGCGCCTCGGGAGCTACACCCAGCGCCTGAGCGCGAGCAGCTCGGTCCACCAGGAAACGGCGCTCATCGTGCGCGGCAAGCCCTCCACCGCCTTCAAGCCGATGGAACGCACCCCGTGGCTGCTGGTGGATGACAATTTCTACGAAGCCCGCGGTTATGCCTGGGCTCTGCTTCACGTCATGGAGGCGATCGAAAACGACTTCCATAACATTCTCCAGATGAAGGCGGCGGAAACGCCGGTGCATCAGATCATCCGCGAGCTGGAGGCGACCCAGGCGCCGATTCTCAGCCCGGTGGTCCTCAACGGCAGCGGATTCGGCATCTTCGCCAACTATTCGCTGACGTTGGCGACCTATATCGCCCATGCCAACGCGGCCCTCATCGATCTGCGCGATCTGTTGAGCATCTGA
- a CDS encoding DUF4389 domain-containing protein: protein MQVPPLDPEIQRHIKAPNTWQRIFFMAVFAFILGFVRMLLWAVVLFQVASKLLTGQDNPHARQLGATLAVYVYQILLFLTFNTEQMPFPFAELEGMGRLPSGKQRAPR from the coding sequence ATGCAAGTGCCTCCCCTCGATCCGGAGATCCAGCGCCATATCAAGGCCCCCAATACTTGGCAGCGGATTTTCTTCATGGCGGTATTCGCCTTCATCCTCGGTTTTGTCCGCATGTTGCTATGGGCGGTCGTGCTGTTCCAGGTGGCCAGCAAGCTGCTGACGGGCCAGGACAACCCCCACGCACGGCAGCTGGGGGCGACGCTGGCGGTCTACGTCTATCAAATCCTGCTGTTTCTGACCTTCAACACCGAGCAGATGCCGTTTCCCTTCGCAGAACTGGAGGGGATGGGGCGATTGCCTTCCGGCAAACAGCGCGCACCCCGGTAG
- the amoC gene encoding bacterial ammonia monooxygenase, subunit AmoC: protein MAATTQAVGAEQEAPLVHKGWLAFAIGIYTVFYMWVRWYEGVYGWSAGLDSFAPEFETYWMNFLYTEIVAEVVTASVLWGYLWRTRDRNLEAVEGTREELRRNFTHLIWLVAYAWAIYWGASYFTEQDGTWHQTIVRDTDFTPSHIIEFYLSYPIYIITGFAAMIYAHTRLPYFNYQKKGLSLPYLITVVGPFMILPNVGLNEWGHTFWFMEELFVAPLHYGFVVFGWFALSILGLLLQVFASFLNLIGKPLCGEVYDEAVARVGEDQAQWAE, encoded by the coding sequence ATGGCTGCAACGACTCAAGCTGTTGGCGCAGAGCAGGAAGCCCCCCTTGTGCACAAGGGCTGGCTTGCTTTTGCGATCGGCATTTACACCGTGTTTTATATGTGGGTCCGGTGGTACGAAGGGGTTTACGGCTGGAGTGCCGGTCTGGACTCTTTTGCACCGGAATTTGAAACTTACTGGATGAACTTCCTGTACACGGAGATTGTGGCTGAGGTGGTCACTGCCTCGGTGCTGTGGGGTTATCTGTGGCGGACCCGTGACCGCAATCTTGAAGCGGTGGAAGGGACCCGTGAAGAGCTGCGCCGCAACTTCACCCACCTGATCTGGCTGGTGGCCTATGCGTGGGCGATTTACTGGGGAGCGAGCTACTTCACCGAACAGGACGGCACCTGGCACCAGACCATCGTTCGTGACACGGACTTCACGCCGAGCCACATTATCGAGTTCTATCTGAGCTACCCGATCTACATCATCACCGGGTTTGCGGCGATGATTTATGCGCACACCCGTCTTCCGTACTTCAACTATCAGAAGAAGGGTCTGTCGCTGCCGTACCTGATCACGGTGGTGGGGCCGTTCATGATTTTGCCGAACGTGGGTCTGAACGAATGGGGTCACACCTTCTGGTTCATGGAAGAGCTGTTTGTGGCGCCGCTGCACTATGGCTTTGTGGTGTTTGGCTGGTTTGCGCTGTCGATTCTGGGGCTGCTGCTGCAGGTTTTTGCCAGCTTCCTGAATCTGATTGGCAAGCCGCTGTGCGGTGAGGTCTACGACGAAGCGGTTGCCCGCGTCGGCGAAGACCAGGCTCAGTGGGCCGAATGA
- the amoA gene encoding bacterial ammonia monooxygenase, subunit AmoA codes for MSTAESVVRSHAEAVQASRWVDYLGLFILFMVLTGSYHIHGMLTMGDWDFWADWKDRRLWVTVYPIVMITFPAAVQAVLWERLRLPWGATVCILGILFGEWVNRYFNFWGWTYFPINFVFPTAAVHMAIFLDVVLMLSSSYLLTAVIGGLGWGLLMYPGNWPIIGPLHVPVEYNGMLMSIADIQGYHYVRTGTPEYIRMVEKGTLRTFGKDVVPVSAFFSGFMSILIYFMWHFVGRWFGTVKFVKKT; via the coding sequence ATGAGCACTGCTGAATCTGTTGTTCGGTCACATGCCGAAGCAGTTCAGGCCTCCAGGTGGGTAGACTACCTGGGCCTGTTCATCCTGTTTATGGTACTGACCGGTTCCTACCACATCCATGGCATGCTGACCATGGGTGACTGGGACTTCTGGGCCGACTGGAAAGACCGTCGTCTGTGGGTGACGGTGTATCCGATCGTCATGATCACCTTCCCGGCGGCGGTACAGGCCGTACTGTGGGAACGCCTGCGTCTGCCCTGGGGCGCCACGGTGTGCATTCTGGGGATTCTGTTCGGCGAATGGGTCAACCGCTACTTCAACTTCTGGGGTTGGACCTACTTCCCGATCAACTTCGTGTTCCCGACCGCCGCGGTCCACATGGCGATCTTCCTTGACGTGGTGCTGATGCTGTCCAGCAGCTACCTGTTAACCGCCGTGATCGGTGGTCTGGGCTGGGGTCTGTTGATGTACCCGGGCAACTGGCCGATCATTGGCCCGCTGCACGTGCCGGTGGAATACAACGGCATGCTGATGTCGATTGCCGACATTCAGGGCTACCACTATGTGCGTACCGGTACCCCGGAATACATCCGCATGGTGGAAAAGGGCACCCTGCGTACCTTCGGTAAGGACGTGGTTCCGGTGTCTGCCTTCTTCTCCGGCTTCATGTCCATTCTGATCTACTTCATGTGGCACTTTGTGGGCCGCTGGTTCGGCACCGTGAAATTCGTCAAGAAGACCTGA
- the amoB gene encoding bacterial ammonia monooxygenase, subunit AmoB, whose product MKTIRDRLTRWSLVGLLMTLAAAVMYTPAASAHGEKSQAAFLRMRTIHWFDLNWSTDQLKVNEEMEISGKFHVFEGWPESVDPPEVSFLNVGIPGPVFIRKESYIGDTFVPRSVRLEIGNTYTFRVVLKARRGGEWHVHPMLNVQGGGPIIGPGKWVIIEGKLSEFKNPITTLTGQTIDLENYNTANTVFWHVLWYAIGLAWIIYFVRNPVFLPRMVMVNAGRGDELITPTEKKVGMLFGAATILLLIFGYSSTQSKYPVTIPLQAGTLRGIKPIEMPAPSVDVKVDEATYRVPGRAMKMVLTVTNKGDRPVQLCEFMTANVRFMNPEVCEDDTGYPEDLLADEGLTVVPNDPIAPGETKTIEVTASDAAWEVYRLADIIYDPDSRMGGILFFYDDAGNRQMVMIDAPLIPTFM is encoded by the coding sequence ATGAAAACGATAAGAGATAGGCTCACCCGCTGGTCGCTGGTCGGCCTGCTGATGACCCTGGCGGCCGCGGTGATGTACACCCCGGCGGCTTCGGCCCACGGTGAAAAGTCGCAGGCAGCGTTCCTGCGTATGCGTACCATCCACTGGTTCGACCTGAACTGGTCCACCGACCAGCTCAAGGTCAACGAAGAGATGGAGATCAGCGGCAAATTCCACGTCTTCGAAGGCTGGCCTGAATCCGTGGATCCGCCCGAAGTGTCGTTCCTGAACGTCGGGATTCCTGGACCGGTGTTCATCCGCAAGGAATCCTACATCGGCGACACCTTCGTGCCGCGTTCCGTGCGCCTGGAAATCGGCAACACCTACACCTTCCGCGTAGTGCTGAAAGCCCGCCGCGGGGGTGAATGGCACGTTCACCCGATGCTGAACGTCCAGGGCGGTGGTCCGATCATCGGTCCGGGTAAATGGGTGATCATCGAGGGGAAACTGAGCGAGTTCAAGAACCCGATCACCACCCTGACCGGTCAGACCATCGACCTGGAAAACTACAACACTGCCAACACCGTGTTCTGGCACGTGCTGTGGTATGCCATCGGTCTGGCCTGGATTATCTACTTCGTGCGCAACCCGGTGTTCCTGCCGCGCATGGTGATGGTCAATGCCGGCCGTGGTGACGAACTGATCACCCCGACCGAAAAGAAAGTGGGCATGCTGTTTGGCGCCGCCACCATTCTGCTGTTGATCTTCGGCTACAGCAGCACCCAGAGCAAGTACCCGGTGACCATTCCGCTGCAGGCCGGTACCCTGCGTGGCATCAAGCCGATCGAAATGCCGGCTCCGAGCGTGGACGTCAAAGTGGACGAAGCCACCTACCGTGTGCCGGGCCGCGCCATGAAGATGGTGCTGACCGTCACCAACAAGGGTGATCGTCCGGTCCAGCTGTGCGAGTTCATGACCGCCAACGTGCGTTTCATGAATCCGGAAGTGTGCGAAGACGACACCGGCTATCCGGAAGACCTGCTGGCAGACGAAGGTCTGACCGTGGTACCGAACGATCCGATTGCTCCGGGTGAGACCAAGACGATCGAAGTGACCGCATCGGACGCAGCCTGGGAAGTGTATCGTCTGGCAGACATCATCTACGACCCGGACAGCCGGATGGGTGGTATTCTGTTCTTCTATGACGATGCCGGCAACCGCCAGATGGTGATGATTGACGCTCCGCTGATCCCGACCTTCATGTAA
- the purL gene encoding phosphoribosylformylglycinamidine synthase: MIVLELPGPAALSPFRRDKLLQTLQAQIPSIRRLAARYVHYLECQRELLPEERSRLERLLNPQPAAEAGFDGQHFWVLPRPGTISPWSSRATDILHTCGLTVVTRIERGVEYCLDADQPLAKPQLQPLYDRMTEVLLAEGEEAEIFSHRPPAPLVTVPLLSEGRGALERANRELGLALSCDEIDYLVERFTELGRDPTDAELMMFAQANSEHCRHKIFNATWTIDGRPQDKSLFQMIRNTAEKSPAGILSAYKDNAAVIEGAVTPVFLRDPEGRYRYHEEAAHILMKVETHNHPTAISPDPGAATGAGGEIRDEGATGRGGYPKAGLTGFSVSHLRIPGWRQPWEENDPGKPSRIISALDIMIEGPIGAARFNNEFGRPNLAGYFRTFEQQVPDSDGREWRGYHKPIMLAGGMGNIREAHIAKQEIPPGALIIVLGGPAMLIGLGGGAASSQASGESAEELDFASVQRANPEMQRRCQEVIEHCRALGKENPILSVHDVGAGGLSNAVPEIIHDWDRGGKFELRQIPCADSGLSPMQIWCNESQERYVFAIHPQSLPRFEQICARERCPFAVIGCATGKEILRVHDKLFDNYPVDIPMDLLFGKPPQMHRDVHHLPPRARTLGGSLPDIREAAYRVLRFPTVASKSFLITIGDRSITGLVARDQMIGPWQVPVSDVAVTAAGFRTNRGEAMAMGERTPVAVLDAPASGRLAIGEALTNIAAAPIERLGDVKLSANWMAACGHPGEDAALFDTVKAVGMELCPELGIAIPVGKDSLSMKTVWHDNRGEKVMTAPVSLIVSAFAPVSDVRRTLTPQLRRDPDTHLLLLDLGGGKNRLGGSVLAQVYDALALENHSVPDLDDPACLRAFFIAIQALNRQGLLLAYHDRSDGGLLACLCEMAFAGRCGLDVDLTSLGDDPLAILFNEELGAMIQVRSTHLDAVRKILAAHGLADHCHPLGSPNLEGWMRFRHQDRTLLEESRCDLHQAWAETSYRMQALRDNPQCARQEFENLADDQDPGLQVRLSFDPAEDICAPFVHTRRPKVAILREQGVNGHVEMAAAFERAGFEAVDVHMSDILGGRGLDEFSGLAACGGFSYGDVLGAGSGWAASILFNSRARDTFRKFFEREETFSLGVCNGCQMLSQLKELIPGAQHWPRFQRNLSEQFEARLSLVEVLPSPSILLQGMEGSILPVAVAHGEGRAVFEPQDQPQALISLRYVDHYGNPTETYPFNPNGSPGGITGLTTTDGRVTIMMPHPERCFRTIQHSWHPEDWGENGPWLRLFRNARKWLD; encoded by the coding sequence ATGATCGTACTGGAACTGCCGGGCCCCGCCGCCCTCTCCCCTTTCCGCCGCGACAAGCTGCTGCAGACCCTGCAGGCACAGATACCGTCCATCCGCCGCCTTGCCGCCCGCTACGTGCACTACCTCGAATGCCAGCGGGAGCTGCTTCCCGAAGAACGCAGCCGCCTGGAGCGGCTGCTGAATCCACAACCTGCCGCCGAGGCAGGTTTCGACGGACAGCATTTCTGGGTGCTCCCCCGCCCCGGGACCATTTCCCCTTGGTCAAGCAGGGCGACCGACATCCTGCACACCTGCGGCCTGACGGTGGTGACGCGCATCGAACGCGGCGTCGAATACTGCCTCGACGCCGACCAGCCGCTGGCCAAACCCCAGCTCCAGCCCCTCTACGACCGCATGACCGAAGTGCTGCTGGCCGAAGGCGAGGAAGCGGAAATCTTTTCCCATCGCCCGCCGGCGCCGCTGGTCACCGTTCCCCTGCTGAGCGAAGGCCGTGGCGCGCTGGAACGCGCCAACCGGGAACTGGGGCTAGCGCTGTCCTGCGACGAAATCGATTATCTGGTGGAACGCTTCACCGAACTGGGCCGCGATCCCACCGACGCCGAACTGATGATGTTCGCCCAGGCCAATTCGGAGCACTGCCGCCACAAGATCTTCAACGCCACCTGGACCATCGACGGCCGGCCGCAGGACAAATCCCTGTTCCAGATGATCCGCAACACGGCGGAAAAGAGCCCGGCCGGCATCCTCTCCGCCTACAAGGACAACGCCGCGGTCATCGAGGGGGCGGTCACGCCGGTCTTCCTGCGCGATCCCGAGGGCCGTTACCGCTACCACGAGGAAGCGGCCCACATTCTGATGAAGGTGGAAACCCACAACCATCCCACCGCCATTTCCCCTGACCCCGGCGCAGCCACGGGCGCCGGCGGGGAGATCCGCGACGAAGGAGCCACCGGCCGCGGCGGTTACCCCAAGGCGGGGCTGACCGGTTTTTCCGTCTCCCATCTGCGCATCCCCGGCTGGCGTCAGCCTTGGGAAGAAAACGATCCCGGCAAACCCAGTCGCATCATCTCCGCCCTCGACATCATGATCGAAGGCCCCATCGGCGCGGCCCGCTTCAACAACGAGTTCGGCCGCCCCAATCTGGCCGGTTACTTCCGCACCTTCGAACAGCAGGTGCCGGACAGCGACGGCCGGGAGTGGCGCGGCTATCACAAGCCCATCATGCTGGCCGGCGGGATGGGCAACATCCGCGAGGCGCACATCGCAAAACAGGAAATCCCTCCCGGGGCACTGATCATCGTTCTCGGGGGACCGGCGATGCTCATCGGTCTGGGGGGCGGCGCGGCTTCCTCCCAGGCTTCCGGGGAGTCGGCCGAGGAACTGGATTTCGCCTCGGTGCAGCGGGCCAACCCGGAGATGCAGCGCCGCTGTCAGGAGGTCATCGAACACTGCCGCGCCCTGGGGAAGGAGAACCCGATCCTCTCGGTCCACGATGTCGGCGCCGGTGGCCTGTCCAACGCGGTCCCCGAAATCATCCACGACTGGGACCGGGGCGGCAAATTCGAGCTGCGCCAGATTCCCTGCGCCGATTCCGGCCTGTCGCCGATGCAGATCTGGTGCAACGAATCCCAGGAACGCTACGTCTTCGCCATTCATCCCCAGTCGCTGCCGCGTTTCGAACAGATCTGCGCCCGCGAACGCTGTCCCTTCGCGGTCATCGGCTGCGCCACGGGCAAGGAGATCCTGCGGGTCCACGACAAGCTGTTCGACAATTATCCGGTGGACATCCCCATGGACCTGCTGTTCGGCAAACCGCCGCAGATGCACCGCGACGTCCACCACCTGCCGCCCCGCGCCCGAACGCTCGGCGGCTCCCTGCCTGACATCCGGGAGGCGGCCTACCGAGTGCTGCGCTTCCCCACCGTGGCCAGCAAAAGCTTTCTGATCACCATCGGCGACCGCTCCATCACCGGCCTGGTGGCCCGCGACCAGATGATCGGACCGTGGCAGGTGCCGGTGAGCGATGTGGCGGTCACCGCCGCCGGTTTCCGCACCAACCGGGGCGAGGCCATGGCCATGGGGGAACGCACCCCGGTGGCGGTGCTCGACGCCCCGGCCTCCGGTCGTCTTGCCATCGGCGAAGCGTTGACCAACATCGCCGCCGCCCCGATCGAGCGCCTGGGTGACGTCAAGCTCTCCGCCAACTGGATGGCTGCCTGCGGCCATCCGGGCGAAGACGCCGCCCTGTTCGATACCGTCAAGGCCGTCGGCATGGAGTTGTGCCCGGAACTGGGCATCGCCATTCCGGTGGGCAAGGACTCGCTGTCGATGAAGACCGTCTGGCACGATAACCGGGGGGAGAAGGTGATGACCGCACCGGTTTCCCTGATCGTCTCCGCTTTCGCGCCGGTCAGCGACGTGCGCCGTACCCTTACCCCCCAATTGCGGCGTGATCCCGACACCCACCTGCTGCTGCTCGATCTGGGAGGCGGCAAAAACCGTCTCGGCGGCTCGGTGCTGGCCCAGGTTTATGATGCCTTGGCACTGGAAAATCATTCCGTGCCGGACCTCGACGATCCGGCCTGCCTGCGGGCTTTTTTCATCGCCATCCAGGCGCTCAACCGCCAGGGCCTGCTGCTGGCCTACCACGACCGCTCCGACGGCGGCCTGCTCGCCTGCCTGTGCGAAATGGCCTTCGCCGGCCGCTGCGGTCTCGACGTCGATTTGACATCCCTGGGAGACGATCCCCTGGCGATCCTCTTCAATGAGGAACTGGGGGCGATGATACAGGTCCGCAGCACCCACCTCGATGCAGTCCGTAAAATCCTGGCCGCCCACGGTCTGGCGGATCACTGCCATCCGCTGGGCTCCCCAAATCTGGAAGGATGGATGCGTTTCCGCCATCAGGACCGGACGCTGCTGGAAGAAAGCCGCTGCGATCTCCACCAGGCTTGGGCCGAAACCAGCTACCGGATGCAGGCGTTGCGCGACAATCCCCAATGCGCGCGCCAGGAATTCGAGAACCTCGCCGATGACCAGGATCCCGGCCTTCAGGTCAGGCTCAGTTTCGATCCGGCCGAGGACATCTGCGCCCCGTTCGTCCATACACGCCGTCCCAAGGTAGCGATCCTGCGGGAACAGGGCGTCAACGGCCATGTGGAGATGGCGGCGGCTTTCGAGCGTGCCGGTTTCGAGGCCGTCGACGTCCACATGAGCGACATTCTCGGCGGCCGCGGCCTGGACGAGTTTTCAGGGCTTGCAGCCTGCGGCGGTTTTTCCTACGGCGATGTCCTCGGCGCCGGTTCCGGCTGGGCCGCTTCCATTCTTTTCAATTCCCGGGCCCGTGACACTTTCCGGAAATTCTTCGAGCGCGAGGAAACCTTCAGCCTCGGTGTTTGCAACGGCTGCCAGATGCTGTCCCAGCTCAAGGAGCTCATTCCCGGCGCGCAGCATTGGCCCCGTTTCCAGCGCAATCTGTCGGAACAGTTCGAAGCCCGCCTGTCCCTTGTGGAAGTGCTTCCCTCGCCTTCCATCCTGCTGCAGGGGATGGAAGGCTCCATTCTCCCTGTGGCCGTCGCCCATGGAGAGGGGCGTGCGGTATTCGAGCCACAGGATCAGCCCCAAGCCCTGATATCGCTGCGTTATGTGGACCATTACGGCAACCCAACCGAAACCTATCCCTTCAACCCCAACGGCTCTCCAGGCGGCATCACCGGTCTGACCACCACGGATGGCCGTGTCACCATCATGATGCCCCACCCCGAGCGCTGCTTCCGCACCATTCAGCATTCCTGGCATCCCGAAGACTGGGGAGAAAACGGCCCCTGGCTGCGTCTGTTCCGCAACGCCAGAAAGTGGCTTGACTGA
- the bamC gene encoding outer membrane protein assembly factor BamC — protein sequence MTRLRFAPLIALLLSGCSWLVPDKEKELLAIRPLPALKLPPASGTVPTLEAVKPPPVVPTPPRIPATATLETLYIDLDQPFAEAWVHTLQALDRLELEITGRDPNRGVLHIIESAAEAELAQDRGWWGDLLYFFGRGAQLREREYQLVLQPAGDQTRLFLLDTDGRPLQDERARQLLQRLQRTLATTGSS from the coding sequence ATGACGCGCCTGCGCTTCGCGCCGCTCATCGCCCTGCTTCTGAGTGGCTGCAGTTGGCTGGTCCCGGACAAGGAAAAGGAATTGCTGGCGATCCGTCCCCTGCCCGCGCTCAAGCTGCCACCGGCCTCCGGCACCGTCCCCACCTTGGAAGCCGTCAAGCCGCCACCGGTGGTCCCAACGCCACCCCGGATCCCCGCCACGGCCACGCTGGAAACCTTGTACATCGATCTGGACCAGCCCTTCGCCGAGGCCTGGGTGCACACCCTCCAGGCGCTCGACCGGCTGGAGCTGGAGATTACCGGCCGCGACCCGAACCGGGGCGTGCTGCACATCATCGAAAGCGCGGCCGAGGCTGAACTGGCGCAGGACCGGGGCTGGTGGGGGGATCTGCTGTACTTTTTCGGCAGGGGCGCACAGCTGCGTGAACGCGAATATCAGCTGGTGCTGCAGCCGGCCGGAGACCAAACCCGTCTCTTTCTTCTCGACACCGACGGCCGCCCTCTGCAGGACGAACGCGCCCGCCAACTGCTGCAACGTTTGCAACGAACGCTAGCCACCACAGGATCGTCATGA